The following proteins are co-located in the Solenopsis invicta isolate M01_SB chromosome 7, UNIL_Sinv_3.0, whole genome shotgun sequence genome:
- the LOC105193567 gene encoding solute carrier family 25 member 35 isoform X1 has protein sequence MVNQKEFVVQPGVEFVIGALAAVGAGFFTNPVDVVKVRLQLQGELEARGSYKKIYKNTLHTAYLIAKHEGVLALQAGLVPALAFQVVLNGIRLGAYKSAQRYELIVDKQGNTDILRTAVVSGTAGCVGAVLGSPLYLVKTQLQAQSAQSIAVGYQHNHSGSWDAFRSLWLEGGITALYRGWNANMPRVFVGSATQLTTFGLASDWLRSLNIFPDRPILLTFLASVIGGSCVAVTMQPFDVLATRLYNQQTDAAGKGTLYKGLGDALIKIFRTEGLTGLYKGTFPTWMRIAPHTVLCLVFYEQLDQMYSNFRRRTN, from the exons ATGGTGAATCAAAAGGAATTCGTAGTTCA ACCAGGCGTGGAGTTCGTGATCGGCGCCCTGGCAGCGGTAGGCGCCGGCTTCTTCACGAATCCAGTGGATGTGGTGAAGGTGCGACTGCAGTTGCAGGGTGAGCTAGAGGCACGGGGCTCTTACAAGAAGATATACAAAAACACCCTGCACACCGCGTATCTTATAGCCAAGCATGAGGGTGTGCTGGCCCTGCAGGCGGGACTTGTGCCCGCACTCGCCTTCCAGGTTGTGCTCAACGGTATTCGTCTTGGCGCGTACAAGTCCGCCCAGAGATACGAGCTGATCGTCGACAAGCAAGGCAACACTGATATCCTACGTACCGCCGTGGTGTCCGGCACGGCTGGTTGCGTCGGTGCCGTTCTCGGTAGTCCGTTGTATCTG GTCAAAACGCAGTTGCAAGCGCAATCCGCGCAATCTATCGCCGTAGGCTACCAGCATAATCATTCGGGATCATGGGACGCTTTCAGGTCCCTGTGGCTGGAGGGAGGCATCACGGCGCTATATCGAGGATGGAATGCCAACATGCCGCGCGTATTTGTTGGCTCGGCAACGCAGCTGACCACCTTCGGATTAGCGTCAGACTGGCTGCGCTCGCtaaat ATATTTCCAGATCGCCCGATATTGCTGACCTTCTTGGCCTCCGTGATCGGAGGTAGCTGCGTAGCCGTTACCATGCAGCCGTTCGACGTCCTAGCGACGCGGTTGTATAATCAAC AGACGGACGCGGCTGGAAAAGGTACCCTGTACAAAGGACTCGGGGACGCGCTCATCAAGATATTCCGCACTGAGGGTCTGACCGGCCTGTACAAAGGAACGTTCCCAACGTGGATGAGGATAGCGCCGCATACGGTTTTGTGTCTAGTGTTTTACGAGCAGCTAGATCAAATGTATAGCAATTTTAGAAGACGAACCAATTGA
- the LOC105193567 gene encoding solute carrier family 25 member 35 isoform X2 produces MSAVAEQTPGVEFVIGALAAVGAGFFTNPVDVVKVRLQLQGELEARGSYKKIYKNTLHTAYLIAKHEGVLALQAGLVPALAFQVVLNGIRLGAYKSAQRYELIVDKQGNTDILRTAVVSGTAGCVGAVLGSPLYLVKTQLQAQSAQSIAVGYQHNHSGSWDAFRSLWLEGGITALYRGWNANMPRVFVGSATQLTTFGLASDWLRSLNIFPDRPILLTFLASVIGGSCVAVTMQPFDVLATRLYNQQTDAAGKGTLYKGLGDALIKIFRTEGLTGLYKGTFPTWMRIAPHTVLCLVFYEQLDQMYSNFRRRTN; encoded by the exons ATGAGCGCGGTCGCCGAGCAAAC ACCAGGCGTGGAGTTCGTGATCGGCGCCCTGGCAGCGGTAGGCGCCGGCTTCTTCACGAATCCAGTGGATGTGGTGAAGGTGCGACTGCAGTTGCAGGGTGAGCTAGAGGCACGGGGCTCTTACAAGAAGATATACAAAAACACCCTGCACACCGCGTATCTTATAGCCAAGCATGAGGGTGTGCTGGCCCTGCAGGCGGGACTTGTGCCCGCACTCGCCTTCCAGGTTGTGCTCAACGGTATTCGTCTTGGCGCGTACAAGTCCGCCCAGAGATACGAGCTGATCGTCGACAAGCAAGGCAACACTGATATCCTACGTACCGCCGTGGTGTCCGGCACGGCTGGTTGCGTCGGTGCCGTTCTCGGTAGTCCGTTGTATCTG GTCAAAACGCAGTTGCAAGCGCAATCCGCGCAATCTATCGCCGTAGGCTACCAGCATAATCATTCGGGATCATGGGACGCTTTCAGGTCCCTGTGGCTGGAGGGAGGCATCACGGCGCTATATCGAGGATGGAATGCCAACATGCCGCGCGTATTTGTTGGCTCGGCAACGCAGCTGACCACCTTCGGATTAGCGTCAGACTGGCTGCGCTCGCtaaat ATATTTCCAGATCGCCCGATATTGCTGACCTTCTTGGCCTCCGTGATCGGAGGTAGCTGCGTAGCCGTTACCATGCAGCCGTTCGACGTCCTAGCGACGCGGTTGTATAATCAAC AGACGGACGCGGCTGGAAAAGGTACCCTGTACAAAGGACTCGGGGACGCGCTCATCAAGATATTCCGCACTGAGGGTCTGACCGGCCTGTACAAAGGAACGTTCCCAACGTGGATGAGGATAGCGCCGCATACGGTTTTGTGTCTAGTGTTTTACGAGCAGCTAGATCAAATGTATAGCAATTTTAGAAGACGAACCAATTGA
- the LOC105193566 gene encoding YEATS domain-containing protein 4: MASTNEFGPDSGGRVKGVTIVKPIVYGNVSRYFGKKREEDGHTHQWTVYVKPYNNEDMSSYVKKVHFKLHESYNNPNRIVTKPPYELTETGWGEFEIVIKIYFHDPNERPVTVYHILKLFQSTPELQLGKKSLVSEFYEEIVFQDPTALMQHLLSSSRPMTLGVWRHNTDFEALKESTMKDILEARNKIRLEVIDLKEKLTLAKETIAKFKEEIAKISKAGGNLSVA, translated from the exons ATGGCATCCACGAATGAGTTTGGTCCAGACTCTGGTGGTAGAGTAAAG GGAGTTACAATAGTCAAGCCTATAGTTTACGGAAATGTATCACGTTATTTTGGTAAGAAGAGAGAGGAGGATGGACACACTCATCAATGGACCGTCTATGTGAAGCCATACAACAACGAGGATATGTCCAGCTATGTAAAGAAGGTGCACTTTAAGCTACATGAAAGTTACAATAATCCTAATCGAATTGTGACGAAGCCGCCGTACGAATTGACGGAAACTGGCTGGGGAGAATTTGAGATAGTCATCAAGATCTACTTTCACGATCCAAATGAACGTCCT gTAACAGTATATCACatattgaaattgtttcaaTCGACGCCTGAACTACAGTTAGGGAAGAAAAGTCTAGTGTCTGAATTTTATGAGGAGATAGTCTTTCAAGATCCAACGGCGCTGATGCAACATCTGCTGAGCTCCAGCAGACCTATGACTCTTGGTGTTTGGCGGCACAATACGGACT TTGAAGCATTGAAGGAATCTACGATGAAGGACATTTTGGAGGCACGCAATAAGATAAGACTCGAAGTGATAGatctgaaagaaaaattgaCCCTGGCGAAAGAGACTATTGCGAAATTCAAGGAAGAGATAGCAAAGATTTCCAAAGCCGGCGGAAATTTATCCGTGGCgtag
- the LOC105193572 gene encoding 6-phosphofructo-2-kinase/fructose-2,6-bisphosphatase 1 yields MTDSEIEMHYTPPTSDTIQTKPFPIRGERANFVNKPHVIAMVGLPARGKTYISKKLCRYLNWIGINTKVFNLGEYRRHATTAYQCHEFFRPDNIKAMAIRTQCAKDALNDVCQWLESGDGEVAVFDATNSTVERRQLIRDIVVCKMGFNLFFVESVCNDPEIVEQNIMEVKVSSPDYANMKKEDVLADFMLRIEHYQERYQPLDEERESDLSFMKIYNTGEKVLVHKHEGHIQSRIVYYLMNIHIVPRTIYLTRHGESLMNLEGRIGGDSDLSERGHEYAKALADYISSQNIQGLRVWTSWLKRTIQTAADVKAPQERWKALNEIDAGICEEMTYEEIASKYPTDFAARDQNKFSYRYPRGESYEDLVARLEPVIMELERQGNVLVVSHQAVLRCLLAYFLDKSADELPYLEVPLHTIMKLTPVAYGCKVEHIRLPIEAVDTHRPKPKIPGYLEERFRGKDQVLRT; encoded by the exons ATGACCGACTCCGAAATCGAGATGCATTACACCCCGCCGACCTCGGACACCATCCAGACGAAGCCGTTCCCGATTCGag GTGAACGGGCGAATTTCGTGAACAAGCCTCATGTGATCGCGATGGTCGGTCTGCCGGCTCGCGGCAAGACCTACATATCCAAGAAGCTATGCCGATACCTCAATTGGATCGGCATCAACACGAAGGTCTTCAACCTGGGCGAGTACAGGCGGCACGCTACCACGGCCTATCAGTGTCACGAGTTCTTCCGTCCTGACAACATAAAGGCCATGGCGATACGCACGCAGTGCGCGAAGGACGCCCTGAACGATGTCTGCCAGTGGCTGGAGAGCGGCGACGGCGAGGTGGCCGTCTTCGACGCCACAAACTCCACGGTCGAGAGACGCCAGCTCATCCGCGACATCGTCGTGTGCAAGATGGGCTTCAACCTCTTCTTCGTCGAGTCCGTGTGCAACGACCCGGAGATCGTCGAGCAGAACATTATGGAA GTGAAAGTCAGTAGTCCGGATTACGCGAATATGAAGAAGGAGGATGTGCTCGCGGACTTTATGCTGCGAATCGAGCACTATCAGGAGCGGTATCAGCCGCTGGACGAGGAGCGCGAGAGTGACCTGTCGTTCATGAAAATATACAACACTGGCGAGAAGGTGCTGGTCCATAAGCACGAAGGCCATATACAAAGTAGAATAGTTTACTATCTTATGAACATTCATATCGTGCCACGCACGATTTACTTGACAAGGCACGGTGAGAGCCTGATGAACCTCGAGGGCAGGATAGGCGGCGATTCGGACTTGAGCGAACGGGGTCATGAATATGCCAAGGCATTGGCAGATTATATCAGTAGTCAGAACATACAG GGTTTGAGAGTTTGGACTAGTTGGCTGAAGAGGACTATTCAGACTGCAGCTGATGTTAAGGCACCTCAGGAAAGGTGGAAGGCTCTCAATGAAATTGACGCC GGTATTTGTGAAGAGATGACTTATGAAGAAATCGCTTCGAAATATCCTACGGACTTTGCCGCGAGAGATCAAAACAAGTTTTCGTATCGTTATCCGAGAGGAGAGAGTTACGAGGATCTCGTTGCACGGCTGGAGCCTGTGATAATGGAGCTGGAACGTCAGGGTAATGTTTTAGTCGTCAGTCATCAAGCGGTGCTACGTTGTTTACTCGCTTATTTCCTGGACAAGAGTGCAG ACGAATTACCATACTTAGAGGTACCTTTGCATACCATCATGAAATTAACACCGGTCGCCTACGGTTGCAAGGTGGAGCACATTCGACTACCGATAGAAGCCGTGGACACTCATCGGCCGAAACCAAAG ATCCCGGGATATCTGGAAGAGCGATTCCGAGGAAAGGATCAGGTGCTACGTACGTGA